The sequence GTTCGTTCCCCTTGTCCTCTGCagcatctctccctctctccctctcttcctctctctatctctctttgCCACGATCATGACCCAGATCCCGTCTGCCAAGCCAGGGATCGGAGAGAAGGCGTGCACAGACCGCATTCGTGTAAATTTAGctttttttgttgtctttttttcttttttttttcgcttttGTTTGGGGATAAGATCCTTGTACCCAACGATGGCGATCTGCCATGGGCACAGATCATCCAACGAAGACCAAAGGACCTGGACTTTGACCACTGGACAATGACGACAGAATACATGAATTTTCAGATTGTCACCGTGCCATGTTCCCTGTTCTGCATTACTATTGACTTTGGTGGAAGCATCTCCCCCTGGAGATGCCggatcttctttcccttcccaTGCCTTGGTCTGAAGAGAATCTTTAATGCACCATCCATGCTTGGTCGTCtttgtaaaaaaaaaaaaaaaaaaaaaaaaaaaaaaacaaagcagGTCCCACGCGGACTCTTCTGGGGCATCTCTTGGCATGGAATGAAAATGgttggaggagaaaaagaccaaacCGCCGGAACTGCTCTTCCACGATGCCGGGGCGGGTCTGATACCCACCCGGAGGAGAAATGGGGACCTCGTCGCATCGCAGCGGAAAGTCCGGGGCCACTTTTGTCAAGCGAGTGTGACAAtcgtacttttttttgacaacCTCATGATGGTGAGGGGGAGAGCACGTAAGCCCAGGCCCCGAGAATCAATTTAAAGTCATGGAGGTTCGGGATTCAGTGACGATCGACCATTCGAGGGCGGGAATCGGGCTCCATATCGGGCTTTAGATCTCTCTACCGTACAGTCGGAAATGAGGGCGTCGTGATATTatcgctctctctctcttttccatgATGAACTGGTGCTACAAACTCCGCCTCAAATAAACCCCCCAGGCTACCTCCAAGAATGGCTTGCATGAACCCCACCCTTTCCATCCACTCTTCCATCCTCCCTTCCGCCCTGTGTGGTCCTGACGCCGCTGCAAGAGATGCATCCTCCAGGCCCATGCACATGAGAATTGGCGCCTCGACCTCTCCCTTTGACCCACGCTCCCCATTCACCGGAGAATTTAAAGGCACTCTGGAGATTTGATTTGCCCAAGTAGTCAACATCCAAgcctcctctcctcctctcatCTGGCCTCTCTGGTGTAAAcccaatcccccccccccccccctcccctcccatGTGGCGCTGCTGTAACATGGCGAGCATGTTCAGGTTTCCAATGGGGGACCCCATCCCGCCATCCTGGTCGCCATCGAAGATCGCCGCATCTGCTGGGCTCCGAACCGCAAACTGCGGACCTCCTCGAGGCCAATAAATTTGGTAAATATAATCAGAATTCACACGCGGAGAAAAAAGCCTGTTGATAACAATTCATCATTTCACTCCCCATCATTATTCCCACCATCCCCGCCACTACTACCACTCCCAAAGATGTGAGTGCGCTTTTCCCGGTAGAGGAACCGGGACCGCGCTCCCGCTCTCCTCCAGCATAAGTCGTAGActgtactttttttttctttcattctgtGGCTGGGCATCCCCATTGGCAACAGACGGGTCTTGATGATCGTTattcgtcatcatcatcatggcacGGGAAAAGGCCGCTCTCTATTCGTTAGGTAGTAAAGCTCACGAATCATGATATTTTGTCGTCCCAGGGCgggaaaggaggaggaaacgATACATCTACTGCTGCACTGGGGATTTGGAATATGCAAGATTTGTCCTCGTCAATGCTGTCCTGGACACTCTaggcaaaagggaaaaaaagtacacGTTGGTTGCGATGAGCACGACACCGGGATTTGTAAGTCGGCGGTAGCGGGTCGGGTGTTTTCTTGTACGAACTGGGACTATGGCCGGTGACACGGGTTGAGAATGGGCAAGGATGATGAATCTTGTTTGACGGGGATGGGATACTTTCATCTTGATATGATAAAAATGCTCGTTTTTCGTTTTTTCTCGTGGGAAAGTCATTGGCCTTTTCACTGCTCGATGTATATACACATATGTCTACCGACCTGTTGTTGGGTCAAGGAGAGCGGCTTGTCTCTCCTGAGTACGGCACGAGCGTCCCCTCGTACTTATGTAGCTTTACCAATACATTTCGACTTGACCTCCatcgagaaaagaaaatcatgtCAAACCACGCCTAAAGGCCAAATATTTCTCGCAGACTACAGTAAGTCCATATCTTCTGATTGCATGGTGcttcagaatctcaagaCTCTCGCATAAACGTCATGTCCCCTTCAGATCACCCGCACCCGATGGGAATAGAGATTGCGCCACCGGTTTGCCCCCTATGAACGTTTCAAGAATAAGCTCAATCACAAATGAGACGGGAATTATTCATATTTTGTTTTCAAgccccggggggggggggggaagaacGCTTGCATCAGTTCGGAGTTACTCGGTGCCAGCAGAAGGGCTGGCGAGTTGTCCGATGTCAAAAGATCCGATCAGAGAGGATCAGAGACATGCATCCGGCCCGTCGAAGCCGTCTCAGCCTCGAACTCACTCCCCCACTGGAAGTCGTGGGACGAAAAGTGGGTTTAACGGAGAGGAAAATAAgaatttggaaaaaaaaaaagaacgaaagaagaatcaaatcAGTCATGCACCCAACATCTCCTCCAGATCCAATATGTCACTTGGGAGATCGGGTTAAAAATTCAACAGTCTCAACCGTGCTCTATGAACTCTCACCACCAACGGCAGATCATCGAGATGAAATTTCTGATAAGGAAAGAAGCttgggaaaaagaaagaagaaagaatgatTTTGGCTCGGCACGCGTCCGCGAGCGCGAGTGCCCATCCAGTGCAGTTCCGCGGACTATATTCTGCGGCTTCGAATCGCCGCGCATCAAATGAATTCCGATGAAAAGGTCCCTCCCCCATTATGGAGACGAGAAATCTAATcgatttcttcctcctcctcctccttctcctcctccctctgcCTCCCCCAAATCTCTGACATGCATGAGATGGCATGTCCGGGAGGATTGACGATTGGTCTATCGGTAGGCTCAGACCTTCAGGACCACAGTCTCCGGGGAGGGTGTGGAACGGGAGTATCGATTCCCCGAGGATCAAAGCGCggactttctcccccccccccccggaagatcttctgctttttttgggagggtaGGCCTCAATCCCTTACTTTCTGCGAGCCACTAGGAGATGCTCGAATAGAAAAAGGCAAGACCAACTTCTGTTCTGGTGGTGGACAGCTGAACTCGGTGTCCCTGCAGTGATCGGAGGTGACATGCTGACCAGGCGGCTAAATGCTTCGTGGATCCGAAGGTCTACCGGGTGTCAAAGCACGGACGGGGTAAGTCGCGAGGCAGGCCGGTGTACTCTATATCTTGGGACGGATTGGGCtgagtgttttttttttgggctttgCTTGCGAAAAGAATAGAGAAGAGAGTCCAAGGGTCATGATATGTCTTGAGTTTCGATCCGATCTATACACACGACGCAAGCTGCCTGGTCTGGATGATCGGAGAGCGGCCATGCGATACACATTTCATCAACTATCATGtacccccctttttttggaaaggaaaaagatcGTGCATTCTACCGAGATGAAGTTGAGTCATTCAGGTACGCTGCATCTCCAATGCAAGCGCATCCACAGGGTGGCACAAGCTCCCTGATCCACGCCGGCGCCCCAGTTCGCAGTCActaggggggggggggcagaaCGGTGGGCGGCGGACGAGCAGCACAACATGGACGGAGGAAAGCATCGAGAGGTTTCACACCGTTTCACACCCGCATCAAAGTACATTTGTCGTGCATCAATAATTCCATCATGAAACAGAGTGGGAGGCCCCGGGGGGCGAGCTCGGCCTCGCTCATTTGACCCTCCCCAGCTTTTGCCAGCTTGGAACTGCACCTAGAAATTTCCAGGGTTTGATCGACTCGAAGCAAGATATGGAGCCTACTGGGGTGTAAACATCCCTACGACATCATGCATTCTCAAGCttgaaaggaaaagaaatgaaaaaaaaaaggaaaatctCCAACCTCACTACCTTCTATCAAGCAGGGCCACCCTAGGCAGTGGAATCTTCGACAGCGAACTCGCGGCCAGTCCTCAAGCCCTCCAAGCCTGATTTCCGCATGGTTGTCTTTCGGGCTGGCCCCGTGGACTGTAGGTCTTCTGCGGCCCTTCATGCAGTGACAATGTCTATCATCatcttatttttttttgtgaatTTGCCTTTGCTGCATGCAAAATGCACTCGAGTCTCCACAAGCCATGATCCAGCCCAAATTGAGTATGTGCTGCGGTCGTCGCGTGGAACTGTTCTACCGTCTTGTATCCTTTTAGTTCCCCCGCCCCTTACTTGGGGCTACTTCATCGGCGTTGCCGCTATTGAAGTGTGCAATCTTGCTTGACAAATTGGACTCGAAAGTGGCAATGGGAACAAAGTATGTCCAAGATAGGAGATTTCGAAATGATTGATTTGACAATCGATGTAGATACTCGAACTGGAGAGTATGTTCATACAGAGAACGATCTGAATTAGATCGTATCGGGGTgaaactctctctctccatttcAAAGCAATCCTCGACGCGTATCATTCTCTGAAGCAATGGACCTACTAGAACCAGAATACGTACTGGCAATGGTTTCGCAGCTATaaattttctttctctcccccccccctcataATATGTCTTATCAGGTTGTCTTGACGCATGCAGCAGCCCATGGATAGATGTTAGGTTGCTGTGAATGTCTACAGTCTGGTGTGGATAGCGCTCGAGAAATACCATATCATTACATGATGATATGATATTCTGCAGTACAGCAGTTTTCTAAGCCTGCTCTACCACAAAACGTGCAACATTTTAATCATCTTTGCAAAATCCCACATTTATCCCCCATTGAAATGAGGGAAAGAgacacaaaaaaaatcaatctcctttttcatttctttcgAAAATCAAGCCTCGACCGGACCTGCCGACAGGATGCAAACCGGGTGTAGCCTGTAAGTCCCGGAACCCTCCTCATGCTCCCGATGGACAAACCTCTGCTGCCAGATGCACGACaaactctcttttttttttctttctttctctgcgtcctcctctctctgtctcttgtTTCCCACGTAGTATCTAGACTGGACAGAGGGGGGggcggcaaaaaaaagagagaaaaaaaaaccacaacGCTCCTGTATGTCGTGCTGGGGGGTAAAAAACACGTCGAATGAGAACCAGTCTACCTCCACTATATTCACCATGAACAAGAGGTCGAGGTACCTATCGTGTCGGCAGCGGAGGCAGTACAGGCCCTCGTGGTACCTCGGAAGCTCTTCTTGTCAGCGTACCTCCGTTGCCTGCCGTGTGTTCCTCGGGGGTACCTCAGGCAGCAGCGGTGTGAACAATCCCCCCCCTGCCATCTCACTGTGCTTCGGTGAACAGGTGTACACCGCTACAATCATCCCGTCATCCATGACGGAAAAAAGGTAGAGAGAATCTCAGAGAAATGCTTCTTGACGAACGTGACGATCAGATCAACACGTTTACCGCCACGTTGGAAATGCAGCGCTAGTGCAAGTAATCCGGGCCAAGACGGACTATATCTCATAGtaatggagagagagagtgagagacgGAGAGTTGAAAGGTTGGAAAACACGATATGGATGGAACATGGAGTCTGAGAATCAGTCTACTTTCCAATTTTCCATGATTCTGAGGTAcctgtctcttttttgttcgttttgttttcctttctcacGAATTCCTGGTTCTATCTCATCAtccttgctgctgctggtctTGTGTGTTCGCCACTGCGTACTGCAACGTTGCTGGCTTGTGCGTGGGCGCGGCATATCGACATGAGGACCTACCCACCTATCTAAGTACATTCCTTACCTATGCAGTTAGGGGAAAGTGATCACAAAGCGAAAAATTCGCGGTCAGCAtaagatttttttttttcgttcgTTCAACGCTGGATGACGCAGATCAGGCTCAAGCGGTGATCAGTGCCCGAGCACGATGAATGTGACGGTGAAGTTTGAATGCAGAATGAATGTCCGTCTCGAAAGCATCAACTTGGGCGCATCCCTAGTGGTATGTAGCTAGAGAAATATTGACAGTAGGACTGAAGTTGAAATAGATCTGTTCATCTTTACCTAGACATGCCCGGTTGATCAAGAGAGGGTCTGTATGAAATGATTCCAATGTCCCTAGATCGCCACCTATACTTCTATATTTATGTGAGTAAATCTACTGAAAAGCTTGAAGTATTGTTTTGGTTTCTTGCCACACTAGGCCTATTTTTTGGAGTACTTCGGAATCAAGTCCTGCCTGGTTCTATCTATTTTGACCTGAAGGCGCCAAAGTCGATCTATATTGCGTGCGAAATTCATCCATATCCAGAAATGGAGGCCCAGACACGCCTGGCGTGCAGACTTAATTGAAGGTTGCGTGTAGACCGTGTACACATGTATACATTTCACCAGCACGGCCCAAGGACTGGAATGCCTACGGATACGGATTGGGCATACCGTGGCGTATTGATCAGGAATAACTACCTGATCAGAGAGCATGAAATACATCTTGAAAGGGAGAAATTGAACGTCTGGAGCATACAAAATTATTGCACCTAGAGCACTCTATCATGGGAGTAACCCTGAGAATCAGCAAGACTGATAAATTTCGTACAAAGACGACGGGCGAATAGATAGCCTCCCACAAGAACGCGGACCGCATATCCGTCAAAAGATGACGCTCTTGGGAGATGCCGCCTCCGCATAATATCACAGGATTTGTTTTGGAATATGTACAAGTAAACGAAACagtttttttccccttacGCGGCGCCCGCAGAGGAGCTAGCGGAGCCGTCGCCATCAAGCAGGCCTGCTTCCTTAGCAAGCTCGTAGAAGCGGCCCTTGGACTTGATCAAGTTGGCGGGTGTATCAAATTCGGCCACGCGACCTTTGTCGAGCACAACGATGCGGTCCGAATCGATGATGGTGTTGATACGATGCGCAATCGTGATGATTGTGCGCTCTTGGAAGACGTTACTGCGAAGAGTGCGCTGGAGCAGCGCGTCGGTCTCTACGTCCACAGCGGCCTGAAAGGTTGAAGGATCAGAAAGACGACACTTGGAATATCTCATAAGTGGAGACAAGAAGGAATGGACTCACTGTTGCCTCGTCAAGCACCAGAATGTTGCTGGGTGTGAGAAGCGCTCGCGCCAAAGACACGAGCTGACGTTGACCTTGACTGAGATTGGAGCCTATCAAGTGGAAGAGAATTAGCACTGCATCCCATGGCCTTGGAGGAACAATCCGCTGCTTACCTCCTTCCTGAACTTGCGCATCGAGTTGACCTTCCATACTGGCTACATGATCCTTGAGTTTTGCATGATCTGCACAGATTGATCGTTAGCACCACACTGTAGAGTGGGAGAATCATCAAGACAGCGTCAAGCCGACAGCCCGTACCTAGGACACTCCACAGTTCTGTGTCGTCATGAACGTGACGCGGGTCAAGGTTATCACGGAGGGTGCCCTCAAACATGGCAGGATCCTGTGGAATAATGGCCAGGCGACCTCGAAGGTCGAACAACCCAATTGAGGTGACATCCAGTCCGTCAATACTATAGCGCATGTTCAGCGAGTGATCAAACTTCAGAGGTcaaaaaagggaaggaaaACGGCATGCTTACCTGATAGTACCATTCGACGGCTCGATGATGCGGAAAAGAGCCAGTGTTAGAGAGCTCTTACCCGCGCCGGTTCTACCGACAACACCGATCTTCTCATGCGGCTTAATGTCCAGATTGATGTCCTTGAGGACCAAGTCCAGCCCCTCGCGGTATCGCGTGCTGTAATTTTGGAATGAAACGGCTCCCTGAGCGGGCCAGCCGACGGCAGGTCGGCGCTTGAAGATGACATCGGGGGCTTCACTAGGTAGGTTGGCGTACTCCAGGACACGTTCAACTGAAACGATGTTCGTTTCCACCTCGACAGTTTGACGAACAATCCAATTGAGCGACTGTGTGATTTGGAGAGCATAGGACATGGCCAGACCAACGATACCAGGCGAGAGGGGACTACCGGTTGCCACAGCTATGATGGCGAGTCCCGCCGAGGCCAGAATGATAATAGAGCCGATGAACTCGAGACGAACGGCAAGCCAGCGGTTAGCGCTGATCGATGGGAAATACGCTCGCAGATTCGCATCCATGCGCCACTCGTTCTCAAGCGCAAAGCGGTTCTCTTGACGGTATGCGCGGATGGTTGAAATACCACCCAGCGATTCTTGGAAATGCGCGTAGATGGGGCTGCGAGTGACAGAGTCAAGACGCTTCAACTCTCGAGAAGTTCGAAGATAATACTTCTGATAACTGAGGTAGATCCAGGCCAATGGAACCACGAGCAATAAGAAGGCgggcgtggaagaagaaatcacCACCATGGTGAAGATTGCGCGGGCGGAGTTGGCGAAGAGCATGTTGAATGTACGAGCGAGGACCTCGTCAACACGGTAGATGTCGCTGGAGAATCTGTTCAGGATACGTCCGGATGGGGTAGTCTCGAAGAAGTTCATCGGGGACCGGAAGATGGCGTGCGCCATGCGCTCATGCAGTTTGCGAGACGCCTCGATGGAACAGAAGATCCAGAGGATCAGATTTTGCACAATCACCAGTAAAGATGAGCCCAGACCGAAGGCCAGGTACACGCTGATAAATTTACCCACGTTTTGATTGCGGCCGTGAATCTCATTATAGTCGGTCCAGTTCTTGAGCCAGTAGTTGGCGAGCACCTGCGCTGTTTGAGCAGCCACGAGCGCCAGGAGATAGAAAGTGACTGCAATGATGTTGCTATTCTTCGCATATTCAGCATAGACTCCCCACTTGACCTTTCCTTGCTGGGAAGTCTCCTGGGTTTGTTTGCTCTTCAACacattttcttcatcttgaagCTTGCGACGTGGGCCGTGCCAGGTCGCTGTGCTTGCTCGTCGCAATGTGACCGTGCTAGTTCTTCGGCGAGCATCGCCACGGCTTCTAATGGGGACAAGGGAGCCCGGTTGCTCCATATCTTCACTGTCAGAGCCCTCCCCAGTCTCAACCAGAGCCGTTTCCGATGAGTCTGGACTGGCAAGGCTTTCATCCGAGACACTGGGGGACTGATCGTCATCCATCTCAGCCAGGTTCGTGCGAACAAGATTTGCGATTTCGCCTTTCATGGCCATCAGCTGCTCAAAGGTGCCCTTTTCAATAATCGTCTTGTCGCGCAAAAGACCAATGAAATCAGCCTCCTTGAGAACAGTGATAGCGTTGGTTGCCAGAATCCTTGTCTTTCCACTCAGGATACCCGTGCGACCGAGAACCTTGTTGATGATATGACGACCGACGTGCTGGTCAACGGCAGAGAGGACATCGTCGAGGAGATAGATATCCGCCCGAGCATACACAGCACGAGCAAGAGTCAATCGAGCTTTCTGGCCACCAGAGAGCGAGATACCGCGCTCTCCGACCTCGGTCTGATCACCATCGGGCATGATCTTGAAGTCATCCAGCAGAGCGCACGCTTCGACCGTGAGGTCATAAAACGCGGGATCCCAACGATGGCCGAACACAATGTTCTCTCGAACACTAGCATTCATGATCCATGGTGATTGTGCGACATATGCAATCCGACCACGAACGACAACCTCGCCTTGCAGTTTCCACAATTCTCCGAGGATTGACTCGAGCAAAGAAGATTTGCCGGCGCCAACGCGACCGACGATACAGCTTAGCTCGCCCTTTCGAGCACTCAAGTCAATGTTCTTGAGAGCGGGAGTTGAGGAGTAACGGTCCCAGGTAAACGAGGCATCTCGAATACGGACAGATTCGTCGCCCACGTGTTCCACCGGATCCTCGTAGATGACGCTCTCGGTTTGCAGTTCCTCGGCGGTGAAGTATTCCACCAGGCGCTTGACAGCCACGGTTGACTCGATAACCGAGGTGATGACCATAGGCAAGATAGAAAGCGGGAATGtcaggagattgaaaagggTCAGAGCCGGGAAGACAATATCGGTAGTCAGTGGTTTGTCGCTAGTCAATACGAAAACCGTGAAGGTGGAGCAGGATACAAGGAAAGGGGTCGACTGCCAAGTAAAGTTTGCGATACTCTGCGTTGCACCGATCTTGCGAAGGGTGTTGAGCTCCAAGTCATTTCGGATATGGCTGAGCTTGTTCATGAATGCTGTGTTCCAAGCGTAGAGCTTAATGCTCTTCATGTTGTTCAGAATTTCCGTCATCAAGCGGGTTCTAGAatccttgttcttcatcTGAGTGATTTGAAGCTTTTTCATCAATCTTGCGATGACACCGTTAAGCGGAATCATGAGGATCATGACACCCACGCCCGCGAACATGCTAAGGCCGACGAGCTGGTAGAGCGACACCATACACAAGACGATTTGAAACGGAGCCGACAGCAGCTGGGTTCCAAATTGCGTCAAGTCCGACAACCGCTGTTGGTCGACAGCCATGTGGTTGACAATATCACCGGTAGTCTTTGAAGCGCGGCCTTCGCTCGACAGTCGTAGAGCCTTGGCATAGATCAGTGCAGTGAGAGATGACTTCACCCGCATACCGGTGTCAAAGGCACGCTGGAAGTATTGATGGAGGCAGCTGGTCTGACAGACTGAGACGACGAACATTGCCAGAGCAATGGCCACGCCGCGAATGACGGGCTGCGGGGTCGGGGTCCGATACGAATCGATGAAAGTGATCAAGTATCGCAGGAGTTGTGGTTGCACAAAGGCAAGAATATCGCTTCCCGATTTGATGATGGCACCTCGCATGTAGGGGCCTCCAAAGGCTTTGAACAAAGCGAGCCATAGAGAGGGGCTTTTCTTCTCAAGCTCCTCCCTCCATGCTGTATTCAGGTCATCTAGTGTGACCCTGGTAGTGTCGCGACGCCGAAGATTCCAAAGATCATCTTGAGTCAAGTAGTTCTTGTAGCCAAATTTCATCATCGGAGTCATCCAGCCAAAAGTGAGGACCGAGAAGATGTCGGCGTAGTTGTACGGACattcatcttcgtcaccaAGGGCATCATACGCGCTCTGCTTCTTGGGAATAAAGTATTCCAGGACAAATTCGAGTAGCGAAAGACCCAGTGAGATGTTGACGCAGATAAAGTACGGCAGGAATTGAAGATAGGTCTTCTGCGAGACGAGAGATTGCAGCTTGATTGCGTATGcaatgatgaagaagagccaATAAAACAAGACGACACCATTGGGCTGTCGACTGCGCCAGTGCTCATAGTATTGAACCGAGAAGATCACTCCCAGCGACCCGAGCGCCGCGATTGACGACCAGAATCTGAAATCGGCGTAAAAGTTCTTGGGTTGGCTTTCGGCAAGCAAAGCAGCTTGAAGACCcgtgacgaggatgagaccGGCAAGAACAACCTATAAGAGTGATCAAGAACCGACAAGATTAGCGTCGGTTGATAGAGAAAGATTTCGCAGGAAAGACGTACCAATTTAGCGTAGAAATGCCAATTCTTCGCAACTGGTTGCTCGGTACGCTTCTTCAACAGCAGCCATAACGCCGCGAAACCAGCTAAGATGCCCCAAACGGCAACGATGGCAACGGTCACATCGACAAAGCACGAGGTGAGGTAGAATCCCTTCAAACTGACCGGGCCCCAACCCTCCGGGTCGCTGCAAAAAGCTTGTCGCTGAATATGGTCGTATACGGAGGGCAGTGGTGATGGTTGGGGGCTACCGGTCGGAACCGTGCCCAGCACCCTCTGCATATGACCATCCGACATGGTTGGTGATAAGCGACAGCGCGCCGAATTCTCCTTCCGCAGTCACAGGCAGATACGGTGCAATGGtaagagaagaaggccgtcCAGATCTTGAGCGGACTTTTGACTTCTCTTGACCGACGGGTGACTGCAAGGGCTGCTTACTAAAAGCCTTAGTGGTTCCCCGGGGGCCCGAGCCAATCCGACCACTGGCCAGCCCCATCGTCGTCCAAAACCGATGCTTGCCCAGGGCGGTGGGTCGAGCTTGCTAACCCAAGGCGGAACCTCTTGCGCGTAGTCAAGATTCCCCAGATGACGTCCGCCACAACTCCAGTAGTCTTTTGGGAGATGGGCCTCTGGTGGTTCCTTGATCAAGTTGACTTTGATTcaactcttcttccaatCAGCCCACAATCAGCCAATCATCGTAAGCATCCATCTGAATTTCATCATGGAACAAAGATCTATCACTCCCTCTCCCCGGAATTCAGGGCTACAGAGTCTCGAATACGCACTGGTTTCGATCGACGATCATTCGATCACGTGGATGGACAATTTGGCACGGCGATAAGCCTCCATAAAGCCGACTGCAGGTCGGCATTTCAGATTCGCCTCAATGGCGCTTTCATCAACACATTTGTAGCTACTAGTAGTACATTCTGCTAGACGTCGCAATGACTAGCTGCCGGACATCGCAGCGTTTGCTGTCAGCACACATCTCCCGGCCAAAGTACATGTGAATAAGAGTCTCCTTGAGCTTCCAGCAGTTCACCACCCCAGTTAGACTGGATGGATGATTACTCGGATCTCCCCCGAGGCCGTGATCAGCCTAGTCCCTGCCCGCGCGCCTGCAGGTTGAATCATTCAAGATATGAGTCGGCCAACCGGGCTGGCAAATTCTACAAGCAAGATCCAGTCGGGTTCAAACCAGATTGCGTTAATGTATCCCCTTCCATCGGGTAGCCATGGAAGCAATTTTAAAATGATCGTGTTGTCACTCGCCGGTGCGCCATGTGCCGACATATCCTTCCATCTCACCTTAGCTGAGAAGCGATGGTGAGTGAAGTGTTTGGAATACGTGTATATATGACGTGAGATGGGACTCCCGTCGCAAACTAAGTCTTTGTGGGGTTTGTGGCAAGCATGAGTCAGGGCACTAGATCATTCGAACCTCGATCGGGCACCTCTTTGGTATTATGGGGCTCGGCTTGAGTTTTCCTCCCTACCGCTGTGTATTATACTTAAATTGAACGCGATATTCTTCCAGGGCGTGGATTACCTCAAAGGCCGATCTAGCTGACCAAGATAGTTGGGCCAATTATTCAAAGTCCGTCTACGTTTAAACGTTGTGACTGATCTCCGGGCAGACGATCGAACTGCTGCCCGGATTCCATCCGAGGGCGGTAAGAGCCTGTTTGCCTGCGTCATTGGAGGGGCTTCGAGATCTCTACCAACATCTTTTCAAGCGCATTTGACACACTGCGCCAAAATGGGAGATTCGCACCGGATGGAGGAACTTCTCAAACGACCTCTCTACGGTTCGTATACTTCACTGTGATCTCTGGGCTTGAAAACTCTGCTAATCCGCACAGTCTTCGATCTACCCCCGGAGCTCC comes from Penicillium oxalicum strain HP7-1 chromosome I, whole genome shotgun sequence and encodes:
- a CDS encoding Metal resistance protein YCF1 — encoded protein: MSDGHMQRVLGTVPTGSPQPSPLPSVYDHIQRQAFCSDPEGWGPVSLKGFYLTSCFVDVTVAIVAVWGILAGFAALWLLLKKRTEQPVAKNWHFYAKLVVLAGLILVTGLQAALLAESQPKNFYADFRFWSSIAALGSLGVIFSVQYYEHWRSRQPNGVVLFYWLFFIIAYAIKLQSLVSQKTYLQFLPYFICVNISLGLSLLEFVLEYFIPKKQSAYDALGDEDECPYNYADIFSVLTFGWMTPMMKFGYKNYLTQDDLWNLRRRDTTRVTLDDLNTAWREELEKKSPSLWLALFKAFGGPYMRGAIIKSGSDILAFVQPQLLRYLITFIDSYRTPTPQPVIRGVAIALAMFVVSVCQTSCLHQYFQRAFDTGMRVKSSLTALIYAKALRLSSEGRASKTTGDIVNHMAVDQQRLSDLTQFGTQLLSAPFQIVLCMVSLYQLVGLSMFAGVGVMILMIPLNGVIARLMKKLQITQMKNKDSRTRLMTEILNNMKSIKLYAWNTAFMNKLSHIRNDLELNTLRKIGATQSIANFTWQSTPFLVSCSTFTVFVLTSDKPLTTDIVFPALTLFNLLTFPLSILPMVITSVIESTVAVKRLVEYFTAEELQTESVIYEDPVEHVGDESVRIRDASFTWDRYSSTPALKNIDLSARKGELSCIVGRVGAGKSSLLESILGELWKLQGEVVVRGRIAYVAQSPWIMNASVRENIVFGHRWDPAFYDLTVEACALLDDFKIMPDGDQTEVGERGISLSGGQKARLTLARAVYARADIYLLDDVLSAVDQHVGRHIINKVLGRTGILSGKTRILATNAITVLKEADFIGLLRDKTIIEKGTFEQLMAMKGEIANLVRTNLAEMDDDQSPSVSDESLASPDSSETALVETGEGSDSEDMEQPGSLVPIRSRGDARRRTSTVTLRRASTATWHGPRRKLQDEENVLKSKQTQETSQQGKVKWGVYAEYAKNSNIIAVTFYLLALVAAQTAQVLANYWLKNWTDYNEIHGRNQNVGKFISVYLAFGLGSSLLVIVQNLILWIFCSIEASRKLHERMAHAIFRSPMNFFETTPSGRILNRFSSDIYRVDEVLARTFNMLFANSARAIFTMVVISSSTPAFLLLVVPLAWIYLSYQKYYLRTSRELKRLDSVTRSPIYAHFQESLGGISTIRAYRQENRFALENEWRMDANLRAYFPSISANRWLAVRLEFIGSIIILASAGLAIIAVATGSPLSPGIVGLAMSYALQITQSLNWIVRQTVEVETNIVSVERVLEYANLPSEAPDVIFKRRPAVGWPAQGAVSFQNYSTRYREGLDLVLKDINLDIKPHEKIGVVGRTGAGKSSLTLALFRIIEPSNGTISIDGLDVTSIGLFDLRGRLAIIPQDPAMFEGTLRDNLDPRHVHDDTELWSVLDHAKLKDHVASMEGQLDAQVQEGGSNLSQGQRQLVSLARALLTPSNILVLDEATAAVDVETDALLQRTLRSNVFQERTIITIAHRINTIIDSDRIVVLDKGRVAEFDTPANLIKSKGRFYELAKEAGLLDGDGSASSSAGAA